A region of Maridesulfovibrio sp. DNA encodes the following proteins:
- a CDS encoding methyltransferase domain-containing protein gives MYIEHIKLLCCPECKNKLEHINFESSSSAKEIHDGVLYCKACNEWYPIEHGVADLLTGPLAYQSKLDSFWEKHKDRLKSVNLQQRKQSESNNTGNELELEQQRHSDWFADNEEQTYTEFSEQTTWTCADEIVLEEWKDEISDNTNILEIGCAQGRFTKYFYSQPSKIIGFDLSTKLLQTANATYQQLKLEGKVKAEVSFMAANALAIPVQTESFDLALCYGVLHHVPSPEDVCSEISRALKKGGVFLGSENNKTIFRFVFDLMMLLFPLWKEEAGPEALISKSNIKKWLTKNSLSVKSYTYFYFPPHLINMMGHKKALQLLKATDFVASKIPFIKDNGGLIRFKGVKD, from the coding sequence ATGTACATTGAACACATTAAATTACTATGTTGCCCTGAATGCAAAAACAAACTTGAGCACATAAATTTTGAGTCCTCATCTTCTGCAAAAGAAATCCACGATGGAGTTCTATACTGCAAGGCATGTAATGAATGGTACCCAATCGAGCATGGAGTTGCAGACCTGCTTACAGGGCCGCTGGCTTACCAAAGCAAATTGGACTCCTTTTGGGAAAAACATAAAGACAGGCTTAAATCTGTTAATCTTCAGCAAAGAAAACAGTCAGAATCAAATAATACAGGAAATGAGCTTGAACTTGAGCAACAACGACACTCAGACTGGTTCGCAGACAACGAAGAGCAGACCTATACCGAATTTTCCGAACAAACAACTTGGACATGCGCAGATGAAATTGTGCTGGAAGAATGGAAAGATGAAATTTCCGATAATACAAATATATTAGAAATTGGCTGTGCTCAGGGACGCTTCACAAAGTACTTCTATTCACAGCCATCAAAAATAATCGGTTTTGATCTTTCAACAAAACTTCTGCAAACAGCAAACGCTACGTATCAACAGCTTAAACTTGAAGGAAAAGTTAAGGCTGAAGTTTCTTTTATGGCTGCCAACGCTCTTGCCATTCCTGTCCAAACTGAAAGCTTTGACCTAGCTTTATGCTATGGAGTTCTACATCATGTTCCGAGCCCTGAAGATGTATGTTCAGAAATTTCAAGAGCGCTTAAAAAAGGCGGCGTATTTCTCGGCAGTGAGAACAATAAAACAATCTTCAGGTTTGTTTTTGACTTGATGATGCTCCTCTTTCCGCTTTGGAAAGAAGAAGCTGGACCGGAAGCACTCATATCAAAATCCAACATCAAAAAATGGCTTACTAAAAACAGCCTAAGTGTAAAATCGTATACATATTTTTACTTCCCTCCACATTTAATCAATATGATGGGACACAAAAAAGCTCTACAACTATTGAAAGCAACTGATTTTGTAGCTAGTAAAATTCCATTCATAAAAGACAACGGCGGATTAATCAGATTTAAGGGCGTAAAGGACTAA
- a CDS encoding WxcM-like domain-containing protein, with product MTDIFCADDSVYGSPFSIGNKSYIQHHSTIGDNVTIGDNCLIQSNVVIDDNVHIKNSVTIKSNVCICKDTIIESGTCVESGTVFISDRLASSREAGCAKVGRDVIVGANSTIYPVKIDANSIIKPGSVVTRDVPHNSIVAGNPAKIIDYVDTDVANDQKPLSVYGDKKPYISKTGAIVYSIPTFSDMRGDLSVLEFEQFLPFSVQRVFYTYNIDTEMVRGEHAHIECKQFLIAIAGSLNVVCDNGFVREEFVLNTSQKGLYIPPKCWGIQYKHSKDSVLLVCASMAYDSDDYIREYDEFIKYINS from the coding sequence ATGACAGATATTTTTTGTGCAGATGATAGTGTCTATGGAAGTCCTTTTTCAATAGGAAATAAATCTTATATACAACACCATTCAACAATCGGTGATAACGTTACTATAGGTGATAATTGTCTTATTCAGTCTAATGTTGTCATTGATGACAACGTCCATATTAAAAACTCTGTAACAATCAAATCAAACGTATGTATCTGTAAAGATACTATTATTGAAAGTGGAACCTGTGTCGAATCTGGAACGGTATTTATTTCGGACCGTTTAGCCTCAAGCCGGGAAGCAGGGTGTGCCAAGGTGGGGCGTGACGTTATAGTTGGTGCTAACTCTACTATTTATCCGGTTAAAATAGATGCTAATTCAATAATTAAGCCCGGATCAGTTGTTACACGGGATGTTCCGCATAATTCTATCGTTGCTGGTAATCCAGCAAAAATAATTGATTATGTTGATACTGATGTAGCCAACGATCAAAAACCCCTCTCTGTTTACGGGGACAAAAAGCCATATATATCTAAAACCGGCGCTATCGTTTATTCAATACCGACCTTTTCAGATATGCGTGGCGATCTTTCTGTTTTAGAGTTTGAACAATTCTTACCCTTTTCTGTTCAACGGGTGTTTTATACATATAATATTGATACTGAGATGGTTAGAGGCGAGCATGCACATATTGAGTGTAAGCAGTTTCTAATTGCAATTGCCGGCTCATTGAATGTTGTCTGTGATAATGGATTCGTACGTGAAGAATTTGTGTTGAATACTTCGCAAAAAGGGTTGTATATTCCGCCTAAATGCTGGGGAATACAATATAAGCACAGTAAAGATAGCGTATTGCTTGTTTGTGCATCAATGGCATATGATTCAGATGATTATATTCGTGAATATGATGAGTTTATAAAATATATCAATAGTTAA
- a CDS encoding DegT/DnrJ/EryC1/StrS family aminotransferase, with the protein MSIYVWGYLKEYEIEKDEIFAAITNVLESGKLILGPNVSEFEEKFAAYCGTEFGIGVDNGTNSLVLALRALGIGEGDEVITVSNTAVPTVSAIVSAGAIPRFVDIDPQTYLMDTDQLEAAVSNKTKCILPVHLYGQCVDMDAVNEVADKYGLKVLEDCAQAHGAEFKGRKAGSMSDASSFSFYPTKILGTYGDGGMVLTSSESVRDKMKKLRFYGMESTYYAKEHGYNSRLDEIHAAILLGKLAHLDDYVSRRKEIASKYDSLLADSGLTLPVAAENNSHAYYLYVVRHPKRDQIMEKLKENDIFVNISYPWPIHTMDGYARFGGKEGDLPHTELAAKEIFSLPMFPTLADEDQERVCEVLKGILSSFD; encoded by the coding sequence ATGTCAATTTATGTATGGGGTTATCTCAAAGAATATGAGATTGAAAAGGATGAAATTTTTGCGGCCATAACCAATGTCCTTGAGTCCGGCAAACTAATCCTCGGGCCGAATGTTTCCGAATTTGAAGAAAAATTTGCAGCATATTGCGGCACAGAGTTTGGGATAGGCGTTGATAACGGCACCAACTCTCTGGTCCTGGCTTTACGGGCGCTCGGCATAGGTGAAGGTGATGAAGTCATTACTGTCTCCAACACAGCTGTGCCCACTGTCTCTGCCATTGTCTCTGCCGGAGCAATTCCTCGTTTTGTGGACATTGATCCTCAGACTTATCTTATGGATACTGATCAGTTGGAAGCTGCTGTCAGCAATAAAACCAAGTGCATTCTTCCTGTGCATCTCTATGGGCAATGTGTCGATATGGACGCTGTCAATGAGGTTGCAGACAAGTATGGCCTCAAGGTACTTGAGGACTGTGCGCAGGCTCATGGGGCAGAGTTCAAAGGACGGAAGGCCGGCTCTATGTCCGATGCATCCTCTTTTTCATTCTATCCTACTAAGATCCTCGGTACCTACGGAGACGGGGGGATGGTATTAACTTCCAGTGAGTCTGTTCGTGATAAAATGAAAAAACTTCGCTTTTACGGCATGGAATCCACCTATTACGCAAAGGAGCATGGTTACAATTCACGGCTGGATGAAATTCATGCTGCGATTCTACTTGGTAAGCTTGCCCATCTGGATGATTACGTGAGCAGGAGAAAAGAGATTGCTTCCAAATACGACAGCCTGCTTGCCGATTCCGGACTGACATTGCCGGTTGCTGCCGAGAATAATTCCCACGCGTATTACTTGTATGTCGTCCGTCATCCTAAGCGCGACCAGATTATGGAAAAACTGAAAGAGAACGATATTTTTGTAAATATCAGCTACCCATGGCCTATCCATACCATGGATGGATATGCCCGGTTCGGAGGTAAAGAGGGCGACCTTCCGCATACGGAACTGGCTGCAAAAGAAATATTCTCCCTGCCTATGTTCCCAACTCTTGCTGATGAAGATCAGGAAAGGGTTTGTGAAGTGCTTAAAGGAATTCTTAGTAGTTTTGACTAA
- a CDS encoding response regulator codes for MTPEQDPLFFVLADDDPRLHEYTVSILSDAGILEKHESFYDPVSFLAFLKESEEEPDVILLDVHFEGSGLSGVDILPYIREEYPYIPVILLTGMDAEATDEAQSDVFTYFIPKPVTEDHLLRMLRFYLGKSKKTAEQVNTLMAEMKEVKGYHQLLEEEVEQLQDEQRRLEEQSRTEKTAGAGKGFERVTEILESLLTKSEAMPSFIADLEKVYSTQFKLFKKVIETLIRFDVQDAGTPGMNIHKVKGTQNVFSARLSRKVRLFYYSAAKTTRKRLLRLDIYHDTKGMDKWIKNNYHSYAEQEDK; via the coding sequence ATGACCCCGGAACAGGACCCCTTATTTTTTGTATTGGCAGACGATGATCCTCGTTTGCACGAATACACTGTTTCAATCCTCAGCGACGCGGGAATTCTAGAAAAACATGAGTCTTTTTACGATCCGGTCTCCTTTCTGGCTTTTCTCAAGGAATCAGAGGAAGAACCTGATGTTATCCTGCTGGATGTTCATTTCGAAGGATCAGGTTTAAGCGGGGTCGATATACTACCTTATATCCGTGAGGAATACCCGTACATTCCGGTAATCCTGCTGACCGGAATGGATGCCGAAGCCACAGATGAAGCCCAGTCCGACGTCTTCACCTACTTCATCCCCAAGCCGGTGACCGAAGACCACCTGCTGCGCATGCTCCGTTTCTATCTCGGCAAAAGCAAAAAAACCGCTGAACAGGTCAATACCCTCATGGCTGAAATGAAAGAGGTCAAAGGGTATCATCAATTGCTGGAAGAAGAGGTGGAGCAGCTTCAGGATGAGCAGCGCCGCCTTGAAGAACAAAGCAGAACCGAAAAAACAGCTGGGGCCGGTAAAGGATTTGAAAGAGTAACAGAAATTCTGGAATCCCTGCTGACCAAAAGTGAGGCCATGCCCAGCTTTATCGCCGACCTCGAAAAAGTGTATTCCACTCAGTTCAAGCTGTTCAAAAAAGTCATCGAAACCCTGATCCGTTTTGACGTTCAGGATGCCGGGACACCAGGCATGAACATCCACAAGGTGAAGGGAACCCAGAACGTCTTCAGTGCCCGGCTTTCCAGAAAAGTGAGGCTTTTTTATTACAGCGCGGCTAAGACAACCAGAAAAAGGCTATTAAGATTAGACATTTACCACGACACCAAGGGTATGGACAAGTGGATTAAAAACAACTACCATTCTTACGCTGAACAGGAAGATAAATAG
- a CDS encoding KpsF/GutQ family sugar-phosphate isomerase, producing the protein MTEKQLSDFIKRGKEVLQIEEQGLASIRNSLDLNFAKGVEMLAGCKGRVIITGLGKSGLVGRKIAATMSSTGTPSFFLHPVEGAHGDLGMVRAEDVVISISNSGETDELNALLPAIRSFGTKIISITSEIDSTMGRLSDIVIKTKVPCEACSHGLAPTSSTTAALAMGDALAVCLMDHKAFDSHDFKKFHPGGSLGRRLTLCISELMHTDNIPTAAQNAPLSEALTELDKGGLGLVALTQGSKLSGVITDGDVRRLVCSGRFDTTIVSSSVMVENPLRITPDMSAAQALDIMESKEITVLPVVDENGTITGMIHLHDLLGKGRLKFADNARS; encoded by the coding sequence ATGACCGAAAAACAACTTTCAGACTTTATAAAACGGGGCAAGGAAGTTCTTCAGATTGAAGAACAGGGACTTGCCTCCATCCGCAATTCCCTTGACCTTAATTTTGCAAAAGGCGTCGAAATGCTGGCCGGTTGTAAAGGCCGTGTGATCATCACCGGACTCGGTAAATCAGGACTGGTAGGCCGCAAGATCGCCGCCACCATGTCCTCCACCGGGACCCCTTCATTTTTCCTGCATCCCGTTGAAGGAGCCCACGGAGACCTGGGAATGGTCCGGGCGGAAGATGTGGTTATCTCCATTTCCAACAGCGGTGAAACCGACGAACTCAATGCCCTGCTCCCTGCGATCCGTTCCTTCGGTACCAAAATTATTTCAATCACCTCGGAAATTGATTCAACTATGGGCCGTCTCTCGGACATCGTTATCAAGACCAAAGTTCCTTGCGAAGCCTGCTCCCACGGACTGGCTCCCACATCATCCACCACCGCAGCACTTGCCATGGGCGATGCTCTGGCGGTCTGCCTCATGGATCACAAGGCCTTTGACAGTCATGATTTCAAAAAATTTCATCCCGGCGGATCACTGGGACGCAGACTGACCCTTTGCATCAGCGAACTCATGCATACGGACAACATCCCAACCGCAGCCCAGAACGCACCGCTATCCGAAGCCCTGACCGAGCTAGACAAAGGCGGATTAGGGCTCGTCGCCCTCACGCAGGGCAGCAAACTTTCCGGCGTAATCACCGATGGAGACGTGCGCAGATTGGTCTGCTCCGGCCGATTTGATACAACTATCGTCTCCAGTTCAGTCATGGTCGAAAATCCTTTGCGCATCACCCCGGACATGTCCGCGGCGCAGGCCCTCGATATCATGGAATCCAAAGAGATCACCGTACTGCCCGTTGTGGATGAAAACGGAACCATCACCGGTATGATTCATCTGCACGACTTGCTAGGCAAAGGGCGGCTTAAGTTTGCGGATAACGCACGCAGCTAA
- a CDS encoding type II secretory pathway component PulC-like protein — translation MELKATKFPAWLWPLAFGLATAYLVSSFIPLPKSTAPILGKSFSSDTASKIEKDSKLVIEKNILGLDNPAEIQKKATVTPATWMLVGILTGESDMAVFRIKNDTVILREGEEYEGWTLAEIKPQYVIWKYGREQKKIAMWDQVKSLKLVRGKTNKITVNKAEAKEILDDPNAFLKQALFKPNSKGGKTQGFRVTNIKSNSMLKKLGLENGDVLMRINGEMITGPTKLLQIYGSLGSATAIAMDVERKGQMLSLIVELK, via the coding sequence ATGGAGCTTAAAGCCACCAAATTTCCGGCATGGCTGTGGCCGCTCGCTTTCGGGCTGGCAACGGCTTATCTTGTGTCGTCGTTTATTCCCTTACCCAAATCAACTGCGCCTATTCTAGGCAAATCTTTTTCCTCTGATACGGCAAGTAAAATTGAAAAAGATTCCAAGCTGGTTATTGAAAAGAACATTCTTGGCTTGGACAATCCTGCTGAAATACAAAAAAAAGCCACCGTCACCCCCGCCACATGGATGCTTGTGGGCATCCTGACCGGAGAATCGGATATGGCTGTTTTCCGGATCAAAAATGACACCGTTATCCTGCGCGAAGGTGAGGAATACGAAGGCTGGACTCTTGCAGAAATAAAACCCCAGTATGTCATCTGGAAATATGGCCGTGAACAAAAGAAAATAGCCATGTGGGATCAGGTTAAAAGCCTGAAGCTGGTACGCGGAAAAACCAATAAGATCACTGTCAACAAAGCAGAAGCAAAAGAAATTCTGGACGACCCCAACGCTTTTCTTAAGCAGGCCCTGTTCAAGCCCAACAGCAAGGGCGGCAAAACCCAAGGGTTCAGGGTCACCAACATCAAATCCAATTCCATGCTCAAAAAACTTGGTCTGGAAAACGGAGATGTGCTCATGCGCATAAACGGTGAAATGATTACCGGGCCGACTAAACTCCTGCAGATTTACGGATCACTTGGCAGCGCCACTGCCATAGCCATGGATGTGGAGCGCAAAGGACAGATGCTATCGCTCATTGTCGAACTTAAATAG
- the asnB gene encoding asparagine synthase (glutamine-hydrolyzing) translates to MCGIAGFIDLTRSSDANRLERIARKMGEAQNMRGPDGSGQWADPEWGVGLDHRRLAIIDLTEEGVQPMHSKSGRYVTVYNGEIYNYRELRAELELAEGFPGWRGHSDTEVMLEAVEQWGFEDALKRFSGMFAIAIWDRKEHCLLLARDRMGEKPLYYSRQGDNFLFGSELKALMSYKKYFKREVDRDSLAAYLRYCYVPAPRTIFKKTFCLMPGTWTCLRPDGQLMEPRPYWSLLDCAREAENRIFTAPDEAIIETLEDLLLKVIEREMISDVPLGAFLSGGVDSSLIVALMQQCALAPVKTFTIGFEDEAYNEAEDAKAVAKHIGTEHTELYVTPKDALNVIPQIPQIWDQPFSDSSQIPTHLVSRMTREHVTVALSGDGGDELFAGYNRHVKGCSLWRRLENIPVPLRKTAARMIANISPQSWDKVFKMYGPLLPPSLQMRLPGQKLHKLADVMGAESAADYYRDLTSIWLNPEAVVRGANEFRGPFQHANRQPPQDNLTMWMQFMDAANYMPDDILAKVDRAAMGISLETRAPFLDHEIVEFSQRLPMHLRMANGKGKKILREILYKYVPQEMIERPKMGFGVPIDSWLRGPLREWAEELLASDRLDREGYFNTGQVRLAWNEHLTGIKDNQYKIWNVLMFQGWCERWEI, encoded by the coding sequence ATGTGTGGAATCGCTGGTTTTATTGACCTTACCCGTTCATCTGATGCCAACCGTCTTGAACGCATAGCCCGTAAGATGGGCGAAGCCCAGAACATGCGCGGTCCTGACGGTTCCGGACAATGGGCTGATCCTGAATGGGGCGTGGGCCTTGACCATCGCCGCTTAGCCATCATCGACCTGACCGAAGAAGGAGTGCAGCCCATGCATTCCAAATCAGGCCGCTATGTGACCGTCTACAACGGCGAAATCTACAATTACCGCGAGCTGCGTGCGGAACTCGAACTGGCTGAAGGATTTCCCGGCTGGCGTGGGCACTCCGATACTGAAGTCATGCTGGAAGCTGTTGAGCAGTGGGGCTTTGAAGACGCCCTTAAACGATTCAGCGGCATGTTCGCCATAGCCATCTGGGACCGCAAAGAGCATTGCCTGCTTCTCGCTCGTGACCGCATGGGTGAAAAGCCTCTCTACTACTCACGTCAGGGCGATAACTTCCTATTCGGCTCGGAGCTGAAAGCGCTCATGAGCTACAAAAAATATTTCAAACGTGAGGTGGATCGCGACTCACTGGCAGCCTACTTGCGTTACTGCTACGTGCCCGCCCCACGCACCATCTTCAAAAAAACCTTCTGCCTTATGCCCGGCACATGGACCTGTCTGCGTCCAGATGGACAACTTATGGAACCCCGTCCTTACTGGTCCCTGCTGGACTGCGCCCGTGAAGCCGAGAACAGGATTTTTACCGCCCCGGATGAAGCAATTATAGAAACGCTGGAAGACCTGCTGCTCAAAGTGATTGAACGGGAAATGATCTCTGACGTTCCACTGGGAGCTTTCCTTTCCGGGGGAGTGGATTCTTCACTCATCGTTGCCCTGATGCAGCAATGCGCGCTGGCTCCGGTCAAGACATTCACCATCGGATTTGAGGATGAAGCTTATAACGAAGCCGAAGATGCCAAAGCTGTAGCCAAACATATCGGCACCGAGCATACGGAATTATACGTGACTCCTAAGGATGCTCTCAATGTCATTCCGCAAATCCCGCAGATATGGGACCAACCTTTTTCCGATTCATCTCAGATCCCCACACACCTTGTCTCGCGCATGACCCGTGAGCATGTCACCGTGGCTTTATCCGGTGACGGCGGGGATGAGCTTTTCGCAGGCTACAACCGGCATGTAAAAGGCTGCTCCCTGTGGCGCAGGCTGGAAAACATTCCCGTACCCCTGCGTAAAACAGCTGCGAGAATGATTGCCAACATTTCTCCGCAAAGCTGGGACAAAGTCTTCAAAATGTATGGGCCTTTACTGCCCCCCAGTCTGCAGATGCGTTTACCGGGCCAGAAGCTGCATAAGCTGGCAGATGTGATGGGTGCAGAGTCTGCAGCAGACTATTATCGGGACCTGACTTCGATCTGGCTCAATCCCGAGGCAGTGGTTCGCGGAGCCAATGAATTCAGGGGACCGTTCCAGCACGCCAACCGCCAGCCGCCGCAGGACAACCTGACCATGTGGATGCAGTTCATGGACGCGGCCAACTATATGCCGGACGATATTCTGGCCAAAGTTGACCGGGCAGCCATGGGAATCAGCCTTGAGACCCGCGCCCCGTTTCTGGATCATGAAATTGTGGAATTTTCCCAACGGTTGCCTATGCACCTGCGCATGGCTAACGGTAAGGGCAAAAAGATTTTACGGGAAATTCTGTACAAATACGTACCTCAGGAAATGATAGAACGTCCCAAAATGGGCTTCGGCGTCCCCATCGACAGCTGGCTGCGCGGTCCACTACGCGAATGGGCCGAAGAACTCCTCGCCTCGGACCGTCTGGACCGCGAAGGATATTTCAATACCGGCCAAGTGCGCCTCGCTTGGAACGAGCACCTGACCGGTATTAAAGATAACCAGTACAAAATCTGGAATGTGTTGATGTTTCAGGGATGGTGTGAAAGGTGGGAGATTTGA
- a CDS encoding DapH/DapD/GlmU-related protein — MDHKTKISLFQYYSWAYHLVYLLLEIMPPFIRNAAYKILLKNKGKRTLIDYQVYIRYPHKVHVGSDVELNRGCNFFPGLIAENSEIIIKNNVLVSPNVCFYSTGHDYTSSQKPDIGYRIVVHDNCWIGANSIILPGVEIGEGSVIGAGSVVTKDIAPNCIAFGNPATIYKKR, encoded by the coding sequence TTGGACCACAAAACTAAAATCAGCCTGTTTCAATACTATTCATGGGCGTACCACCTCGTTTATCTTTTACTTGAAATAATGCCACCATTTATACGAAACGCTGCATACAAAATTTTATTGAAAAACAAAGGAAAAAGAACGCTTATAGATTATCAGGTATACATACGCTACCCCCACAAAGTCCATGTCGGCTCAGATGTTGAGCTGAATAGGGGATGTAATTTTTTTCCAGGATTAATCGCCGAGAATTCAGAAATTATTATTAAAAATAATGTTCTCGTCAGCCCTAATGTTTGCTTTTATTCTACGGGGCATGACTACACTTCATCCCAAAAGCCGGATATAGGCTACCGTATTGTTGTTCACGACAATTGCTGGATCGGAGCAAATTCGATAATTCTTCCTGGCGTGGAGATAGGAGAAGGAAGTGTAATTGGAGCAGGATCAGTAGTAACAAAAGACATCGCACCTAACTGTATTGCTTTTGGAAATCCTGCAACTATATATAAAAAAAGATAA
- a CDS encoding glycosyltransferase family 2 protein: protein MKISIIIPVYNSENTIKQLVETLIKVLPQPLEIVLANDGSKDSSDCVCCDIQKQHPDIVTYLELSKNYGEHNAVMAALSHSTGDYAVIMDDDFQNPPEEVLSLLDYAQKNDCDVVYASYPEKKHNWFRNMGSALNGLMATVLLNKPKDLYLCSFKCLNRFLINEITKYDGPYPYIDGLIFRVTDRYGVVEVEHSARQEGESGYTLAKLLRLWMNMFVNFSLLPLRFATMLGFGISGFALLYTIFITINKFFNSNIPAGWPTTVILIAFFSGAQLIMLGLVGEYVGRIFLSQNKTPQFCVRRKHKK from the coding sequence ATGAAAATAAGTATTATTATACCTGTTTATAACTCAGAAAACACAATTAAGCAACTTGTTGAGACTCTGATAAAGGTACTCCCCCAACCGCTGGAAATAGTACTCGCTAATGACGGGAGTAAAGATTCAAGCGACTGCGTCTGCTGTGACATACAAAAGCAACACCCCGATATTGTAACATATCTTGAGCTGTCAAAAAACTACGGGGAGCACAACGCCGTTATGGCCGCCTTAAGTCATTCTACCGGCGATTATGCCGTTATCATGGACGACGACTTTCAAAACCCGCCGGAAGAAGTGTTGAGTCTTCTGGATTACGCGCAAAAAAATGATTGCGATGTTGTCTACGCCTCATACCCTGAAAAAAAACATAACTGGTTCAGAAACATGGGGAGTGCACTTAACGGTCTCATGGCGACCGTGCTGCTGAATAAACCCAAGGACCTATACCTGTGCAGCTTTAAATGCCTGAACCGCTTTTTAATAAACGAAATCACAAAATATGACGGCCCCTACCCATATATTGACGGGCTGATTTTCAGGGTGACAGATAGATATGGTGTAGTTGAGGTTGAACACAGTGCCCGGCAAGAAGGTGAGTCAGGCTACACTTTAGCAAAACTGCTTCGTCTCTGGATGAACATGTTCGTCAACTTCTCTTTGCTGCCGTTACGCTTTGCCACTATGCTTGGGTTTGGAATCAGCGGATTCGCACTGCTGTACACCATTTTCATTACCATAAATAAATTTTTCAACTCCAACATCCCGGCAGGCTGGCCCACAACAGTGATACTTATAGCCTTTTTCTCTGGTGCACAGTTGATCATGCTGGGTTTGGTTGGAGAATACGTAGGAAGAATTTTTCTGAGCCAGAATAAAACGCCACAGTTTTGTGTAAGGCGAAAACATAAGAAGTAA
- a CDS encoding type II secretion system F family protein — protein MPTYQYRAVTGEGKKKKGFVEASSQSRAFATLQSKGLMPLRLEQVKSGQKEKSSTQSLAASMSMGGKIRLGESFYYLGILLQSGTALAQSLDMMARMTGGQASHTWMEIRDAVQSGESFSSCLAKYPKIFPQVYVGMVQVAESVGKLGDVLENIAKYEEERAEVSGRLMTAMVYPVVILLIGMGAVYFLLSEVLPKITGIFKAAKGELPTSTKIVVALGNTLEGLGPMALIIPLCIIFALISAYKSVPKFREKVDAMLWKMPLVQKSTLARFSGILGFQIDAGIPLVQGMESSANAVKSTFFRKKMAEAREEVATGRSLSAVLAEQKIYPDIYILTLTAGQKSGELGKFLQRMGTIFERDVDNFMKRVVALAEPMLLLFIGMLIAFIVVAIMGPIFDLTSLVK, from the coding sequence ATGCCCACCTATCAATACAGAGCTGTAACAGGCGAAGGGAAAAAGAAAAAAGGCTTTGTCGAAGCTTCCTCCCAATCCCGGGCTTTTGCCACTTTGCAAAGCAAAGGCTTGATGCCCCTGCGTCTTGAACAGGTTAAATCAGGCCAGAAAGAAAAAAGTTCAACTCAGTCTCTGGCTGCATCCATGTCCATGGGCGGCAAAATCAGGCTGGGCGAATCGTTCTACTATCTCGGCATCCTGCTGCAGAGCGGAACTGCACTGGCCCAGTCTCTTGATATGATGGCCCGCATGACCGGAGGTCAAGCCAGCCATACATGGATGGAAATCCGTGATGCAGTACAGTCCGGTGAAAGCTTCTCCTCCTGTCTTGCCAAATACCCCAAGATTTTTCCGCAAGTTTATGTCGGGATGGTTCAGGTTGCCGAATCCGTTGGTAAACTAGGTGACGTACTGGAAAACATAGCCAAATACGAAGAGGAGCGCGCTGAAGTAAGCGGACGCCTCATGACTGCCATGGTTTATCCGGTGGTCATTCTGCTCATTGGCATGGGTGCTGTCTACTTCCTTCTTTCCGAAGTTCTGCCCAAGATCACCGGCATATTCAAAGCGGCAAAAGGAGAACTGCCCACCTCCACCAAAATCGTAGTGGCACTGGGCAACACTCTTGAAGGGCTCGGTCCCATGGCCTTGATCATCCCGCTGTGCATAATATTTGCTCTGATCAGCGCATATAAATCTGTGCCTAAATTCCGGGAAAAAGTGGATGCAATGCTCTGGAAAATGCCTTTGGTCCAGAAATCTACCCTGGCCCGTTTTTCAGGTATTCTCGGATTCCAGATCGATGCCGGTATTCCCCTTGTTCAGGGCATGGAGAGCTCCGCCAACGCAGTTAAATCCACATTTTTCAGAAAAAAAATGGCAGAAGCCCGCGAAGAAGTAGCCACCGGGCGTTCTTTAAGCGCAGTGCTTGCGGAACAGAAAATCTACCCCGACATCTACATTCTGACCCTCACGGCCGGGCAAAAATCCGGTGAACTGGGCAAATTCCTGCAACGCATGGGCACAATATTCGAAAGAGATGTGGACAACTTCATGAAGCGCGTGGTGGCCTTGGCCGAACCTATGCTGTTGCTGTTCATCGGTATGCTCATCGCCTTCATTGTCGTCGCTATCATGGGTCCGATTTTCGACCTGACCTCGCTCGTAAAATAG